A stretch of the bacterium SCSIO 12827 genome encodes the following:
- a CDS encoding carbon-nitrogen hydrolase family protein produces MTPFAIAGVQMHIAATHENVTAMAHKIDQVAARFPWVQMVVFSELAAFGPLPSNHPENLDATLETFKNLARQYQIWLLPGTLFMRRADGKLYNVAPVIDPNGTVVAEYAKMFPFTPYEAGVEAGREFCVFDVPDVGRFGLSICYDIWFPETTRQLAAMGAEVLLHPVLTGTIDRDIELAIAQSTAAMFQCYIFDINGLAGGGTGRSCVVDPGGIVLYQAAGQDEIIPVEVDLALVRRQRAVGIRGLGQTLKSFRDHRHEFPVYGYEGFDDTYLQSLGPLEMQPKNSKAGIDAPPPAAIMPLASNEAAPAPAPANGVIPLIIEGGG; encoded by the coding sequence ATGACGCCTTTTGCAATCGCCGGCGTCCAAATGCACATCGCGGCAACACATGAAAACGTGACCGCGATGGCCCATAAGATCGATCAAGTGGCAGCCCGGTTCCCCTGGGTGCAGATGGTCGTGTTCAGCGAGCTGGCGGCCTTCGGGCCCTTACCGTCCAATCATCCGGAAAATCTCGACGCTACGCTCGAGACCTTCAAGAACCTGGCGCGCCAGTATCAGATCTGGCTGCTGCCAGGGACCCTATTCATGCGCCGGGCCGACGGCAAGCTGTACAACGTGGCCCCGGTGATCGATCCCAACGGTACGGTCGTCGCCGAATACGCCAAGATGTTTCCCTTCACGCCCTACGAGGCGGGGGTCGAGGCGGGCCGTGAGTTCTGCGTCTTCGACGTGCCCGATGTCGGGCGCTTCGGGCTGTCCATCTGTTATGACATCTGGTTCCCGGAAACCACGCGTCAGCTGGCCGCCATGGGGGCGGAGGTGCTGCTTCACCCCGTGCTGACCGGCACCATCGACCGCGACATCGAACTGGCCATCGCCCAATCCACGGCGGCCATGTTCCAATGCTACATCTTCGACATCAACGGACTGGCGGGCGGCGGGACCGGGCGGTCCTGCGTCGTCGATCCGGGCGGCATCGTCCTGTATCAGGCGGCCGGTCAGGATGAGATCATTCCCGTCGAGGTCGACCTGGCGCTGGTGCGCCGCCAGCGTGCCGTCGGCATCCGCGGCCTGGGGCAGACGCTGAAAAGTTTCCGCGATCACCGCCACGAATTTCCCGTCTACGGCTACGAGGGCTTCGACGATACCTATCTGCAAAGCCTGGGCCCGTTGGAAATGCAGCCGAAAAACTCAAAAGCAGGGATAGATGCGCCGCCACCGGCCGCGATCATGCCGCTGGCCAGCAATGAAGCCGCGCCCGCGCCCGCGCCCGCCAACGGTGTCATACCCCTGATAATCGAGGGAGGAGGATAA
- the gabT gene encoding 4-aminobutyrate--2-oxoglutarate transaminase, with protein sequence MTDNQSLNARRLAATPRGVATATAIFADRADNAELWDVEGRRYVDFAGGIAVLNTGHRNPEVMRRVETQMARFTHTAYQVIPYEPYVELAERLNELAPGLTPKKTLFVTTGAEAVENAVKIARAHTGRPGVIAFAGGFHGRTHMTMGLTGKVLPYKKGFGPFPGEIYHLPFPMPHHGVTEADAIAALNRLFKADVEPERIAAIIIEPVQGEGGFYIASPEFLKVLRDLCDAHGILLIADEVQTGFARTGNMFAIEHSGIEPDMITIAKSLAGGFPLAGVIGKAAIMDAPEPGGLGGTYGGNPVSCAAALGVLDVIEGEDLIARSRQLGERLKARLTRMRANANLHPIGDIRGLGGMVAFELVKTPGTHVPDAEATKALCAKALENGLILLSCGVFANTLRILVPLTASDAIIDEGMDILEQSLADIAQAAMAAE encoded by the coding sequence ATGACCGACAACCAGAGCCTGAACGCCCGCCGCCTGGCCGCGACCCCGCGGGGCGTCGCCACGGCCACCGCAATTTTCGCGGACCGCGCCGACAACGCCGAACTTTGGGACGTCGAAGGACGCCGCTACGTCGATTTCGCCGGCGGCATCGCGGTGCTCAACACCGGCCACCGCAACCCGGAAGTCATGCGCCGCGTCGAGACCCAAATGGCGCGTTTCACCCATACGGCCTATCAGGTCATCCCCTATGAGCCCTATGTCGAGCTGGCCGAGCGCCTGAACGAACTGGCCCCGGGCCTGACGCCGAAGAAGACTCTGTTCGTCACCACCGGCGCCGAAGCCGTGGAAAACGCCGTCAAGATCGCCCGTGCTCATACGGGTCGTCCCGGTGTCATCGCTTTCGCCGGTGGCTTCCACGGCCGCACCCATATGACCATGGGCCTGACCGGCAAGGTGCTTCCTTATAAGAAGGGCTTCGGCCCATTCCCCGGCGAGATTTATCACTTGCCGTTCCCCATGCCCCACCACGGGGTCACGGAAGCCGACGCCATCGCCGCGCTCAACCGGCTGTTCAAGGCGGACGTCGAACCGGAACGCATCGCCGCCATCATCATTGAACCGGTGCAGGGCGAGGGCGGTTTTTACATCGCTTCGCCGGAATTCCTGAAGGTGCTGCGCGACTTGTGCGACGCTCACGGCATCCTGCTGATCGCTGACGAGGTCCAAACCGGCTTCGCGCGGACCGGCAATATGTTTGCCATTGAGCATTCCGGCATCGAGCCCGATATGATCACCATCGCCAAGAGCCTGGCCGGTGGCTTCCCGCTGGCCGGCGTGATCGGCAAGGCGGCCATCATGGACGCGCCCGAGCCCGGCGGTCTGGGCGGTACCTATGGTGGCAATCCGGTTTCCTGCGCCGCCGCCCTTGGCGTTCTCGACGTCATCGAGGGTGAAGACCTGATCGCCCGTTCGCGTCAACTGGGTGAACGCCTCAAGGCACGCCTGACACGTATGCGCGCGAACGCCAATCTGCATCCCATCGGCGATATCCGGGGATTGGGCGGCATGGTCGCGTTCGAGTTGGTCAAGACGCCAGGCACGCATGTTCCCGATGCCGAGGCCACCAAGGCGCTTTGCGCAAAGGCGCTGGAGAACGGATTGATCCTGCTGTCCTGTGGGGTGTTCGCCAACACTCTGCGCATCCTGGTTCCGCTGACGGCGAGCGACGCCATCATCGACGAGGGCATGGATATTCTCGAACAGTCCCTGGCCGACATCGCGCAAGCCGCCATGGCCGCTGAATGA
- a CDS encoding energy transducer TonB: protein MTLPGPGHWTAAGLVALAIHLGVLVAVLSAPSDGAKAPGLGGVDIALTLTAARAGAEIDARQQQAKTPQDVPPREIPPADAVPPTPTEAQAVPPEPVAAVSQPIVELAPPVTAEVAVAVEPTKSLPVPPTKPAPVKSAPPDKVTAKTPPKTSSAAPAKQARPVAPADRVQQASRATSASQGRQDDSRKGQSADERNALGGGPVGTPAPDYINVLRYWLERNKTYPKDARRLRQQGVVHLYFRVTRNGRVLSFDIRKSSGHVLLDGEAEEMLKRAQPLPKFPDDMPGGYLDVVVPVLFSLRGNS, encoded by the coding sequence ATGACCCTGCCCGGACCCGGCCATTGGACGGCGGCGGGGCTGGTCGCGTTGGCCATTCATCTGGGCGTTCTGGTGGCGGTTCTGTCGGCACCGTCGGACGGCGCCAAGGCGCCCGGTCTGGGTGGGGTCGATATTGCCCTGACCTTGACCGCGGCCCGCGCGGGTGCCGAAATCGACGCGCGCCAACAGCAGGCAAAAACGCCGCAGGACGTCCCGCCACGGGAGATACCTCCGGCGGATGCCGTGCCCCCGACCCCCACCGAAGCCCAAGCCGTGCCCCCGGAACCCGTGGCGGCTGTCTCTCAGCCGATTGTTGAACTGGCGCCGCCGGTCACGGCCGAGGTGGCGGTCGCCGTGGAACCGACAAAAAGTCTGCCGGTTCCTCCAACCAAGCCCGCACCGGTCAAATCCGCACCGCCAGATAAAGTGACCGCGAAAACCCCGCCCAAAACATCGTCGGCGGCGCCGGCTAAACAGGCCCGGCCGGTCGCTCCCGCGGATCGAGTGCAACAGGCATCGCGGGCAACCTCGGCCAGCCAAGGGCGCCAAGACGACAGCCGCAAGGGCCAGTCCGCGGATGAACGGAATGCGCTGGGCGGCGGGCCCGTCGGCACGCCGGCGCCGGACTACATCAATGTCCTGCGTTATTGGTTGGAGCGTAATAAGACCTATCCCAAGGACGCACGGCGTCTGCGTCAACAGGGTGTCGTGCATCTATATTTTCGGGTGACACGCAACGGACGGGTGCTGTCCTTCGACATCCGAAAAAGCTCGGGCCACGTGCTTCTGGATGGCGAGGCGGAGGAAATGCTCAAGCGTGCCCAGCCCCTGCCCAAATTCCCCGATGACATGCCGGGCGGTTATCTGGATGTGGTTGTCCCTGTGCTGTTTTCTTTGCGTGGCAACAGCTAG
- a CDS encoding DUF2218 domain-containing protein, with protein sequence MPTCFAAVETENASKYLMQLCKHFAHKVDVDYDSARARVEFPPGRCMMTAEGSILSFYCRSGEDRGIAVMQHILSDHLTRFAWREDITFDWREQFPEPVPDAVRLGFDAG encoded by the coding sequence ATGCCGACCTGTTTCGCCGCCGTCGAAACGGAAAACGCCAGCAAGTACCTCATGCAGTTGTGCAAGCATTTCGCCCACAAGGTCGATGTCGACTACGACAGCGCGCGGGCCCGCGTCGAATTTCCGCCAGGTCGCTGCATGATGACCGCCGAGGGCTCTATCCTGTCATTCTATTGCCGATCGGGCGAAGACCGGGGCATCGCCGTCATGCAGCACATCCTGTCGGACCATCTGACGCGCTTCGCCTGGCGCGAGGACATCACCTTCGATTGGCGGGAACAGTTTCCAGAGCCCGTTCCTGACGCCGTGCGCCTGGGCTTCGACGCCGGCTGA
- a CDS encoding ABC transporter ATP-binding protein, which produces MASLKIEAINVGYPGKPVLTDISLPEIPPGSLVGVLGPNGVGKSTLLRALAGLGPYTGTVLLNGENLNGMSHFRRAQRVGYLPQALPQETSLVAYEAVLSACRAVRPDLDKTRIDTAVERVFDVLGIRPLAFQALNKMSGGQRQMVGLAQVMVRRPSVMLLDEPTSALDLRWQLTVLDTVRMILGRHGGLCLMALHDINLAIRHCDFIALFGDGRLLAFGPPVEAVTSDILSQAYGIAGRVETCSRGLPFVVTEPTQPILPPPGR; this is translated from the coding sequence ATGGCATCCCTCAAGATCGAAGCCATCAACGTCGGCTATCCAGGGAAACCGGTTCTCACCGACATCAGCCTGCCGGAAATCCCGCCGGGATCACTGGTCGGTGTGTTGGGCCCCAACGGGGTCGGCAAGTCGACCTTGCTGCGCGCCTTGGCGGGATTGGGGCCGTATACGGGAACGGTGCTGCTGAACGGTGAAAACCTCAACGGCATGAGCCATTTTCGCCGTGCCCAACGCGTCGGCTATCTGCCCCAGGCGCTGCCGCAGGAAACCAGCCTGGTCGCCTACGAGGCCGTGCTCAGCGCCTGCCGCGCCGTGCGCCCGGACTTGGACAAGACCCGGATCGACACGGCGGTGGAGCGCGTGTTCGATGTGCTGGGCATCCGCCCGCTGGCGTTCCAGGCGCTTAACAAGATGTCGGGTGGTCAGCGTCAGATGGTCGGCCTGGCCCAGGTCATGGTGCGCCGGCCGTCGGTCATGCTGCTGGATGAACCGACCAGCGCGTTGGACCTGCGCTGGCAGCTGACCGTGCTGGACACCGTGCGCATGATCCTGGGGCGTCACGGGGGCCTGTGCCTGATGGCGCTGCACGACATCAATCTGGCGATCCGCCATTGTGATTTCATCGCGTTGTTCGGTGATGGCCGTCTGCTCGCTTTCGGCCCGCCGGTCGAGGCGGTGACCAGCGACATTCTGTCCCAGGCCTATGGGATCGCGGGCCGGGTCGAGACCTGCTCCCGCGGTCTGCCCTTCGTCGTAACCGAACCCACGCAACCGATCCTCCCCCCACCCGGCCGTTAG
- a CDS encoding iron ABC transporter permease gives MNQTGDMIDGSAPSTGGTLAAGYRRFVTRRAVWLAALATVLVISAVVNVMTGPAGLSLAQVVDGLLHPRMLEPGMYVILWEVRLPFALMAVVVGACLGLAGAEMQTVLNNPLASPQTLGVMYAATLGAALAIVLNLSAPLGLPENYVVPVCAFIGAVVSALLIQVLSRVYGATVDTVILFGIALVFALQALIQLIQFVADSDSLQQIVFWTMGTLTRATWEKVAIVGAVFALCLPASIRQVWAMTALRGGEDYARSYGVAVHRLRLTVLLRVSAMVAVAVAFTGVIGFVGLVGPHIARLAVGEDHRFFLPGSALAGAVILSGASLIGKSLVPGVLIPDGIVTALIGIPLFLALLISQKRRS, from the coding sequence ATGAACCAGACGGGAGACATGATCGACGGCTCCGCACCCTCTACCGGCGGGACCCTGGCGGCTGGCTATCGCCGCTTCGTGACGCGGCGCGCCGTCTGGCTCGCGGCCCTCGCGACGGTTCTCGTTATCAGCGCCGTGGTCAACGTGATGACGGGCCCGGCGGGGCTCAGCCTGGCCCAGGTCGTCGACGGCCTGCTGCATCCTCGCATGCTGGAGCCGGGCATGTACGTGATCCTGTGGGAGGTCCGCCTGCCGTTCGCCTTGATGGCGGTGGTCGTCGGCGCTTGTCTCGGCCTGGCCGGGGCGGAAATGCAGACCGTGCTAAACAATCCGCTCGCCAGCCCGCAGACCCTCGGCGTGATGTACGCGGCAACCCTGGGTGCGGCGCTCGCCATCGTTCTCAATCTGTCGGCCCCCTTGGGGCTGCCGGAAAACTACGTGGTGCCGGTCTGCGCCTTCATCGGCGCGGTCGTCTCGGCCCTGTTGATCCAGGTCCTGTCCCGGGTCTACGGCGCCACGGTCGACACGGTGATACTGTTCGGCATCGCCCTGGTGTTTGCTTTGCAGGCGCTGATTCAGTTGATCCAATTCGTCGCCGACAGTGACAGCCTGCAACAGATCGTGTTCTGGACCATGGGCACCCTGACCCGCGCGACCTGGGAAAAGGTCGCCATCGTCGGGGCCGTGTTCGCGCTCTGCCTGCCGGCCTCGATCCGCCAGGTCTGGGCCATGACGGCCCTGCGCGGCGGCGAGGATTACGCCCGCAGCTACGGCGTCGCCGTCCACCGCCTGCGTCTGACCGTGTTGTTGCGGGTCAGCGCCATGGTCGCCGTCGCCGTTGCGTTCACCGGCGTGATCGGCTTTGTCGGCCTTGTCGGCCCGCATATCGCCCGCCTGGCCGTGGGCGAAGACCATCGTTTCTTCCTGCCGGGCAGCGCGCTCGCCGGGGCTGTGATCCTGTCGGGCGCATCCCTGATTGGGAAATCCCTGGTGCCCGGGGTGCTGATCCCCGACGGCATCGTCACGGCGCTGATCGGCATTCCGCTGTTCCTGGCGTTGTTGATTTCGCAAAAGCGGCGGAGCTGA
- a CDS encoding ABC transporter substrate-binding protein, giving the protein MLTAALILISGLVSHPAQAAETITVTDLAGRQVTLDVPVKTLILGEGRFVPTLAILDPSDPSDRIVGMMGDFERFDSAGFAQYVKAFPRIKDIPQIGHGSAESFSLEKSISVKPDVAIFGLGSGHGPGARHKAILDRLAAAGVPVVVVDFRIEPLINTPKSIDLLGRIMGREVEAKAFNDFYAAELKRVEDGLKGVTDKPKVFIEIHVGGREDCCATMNEGMMGRFIDWAGGINIAEGKVPGAYGLLNPEYLLVAQPDIYMGTAIGAAGVKYPKPGRIVLGPSADETSARDTLLQATQRRTISGLKAVQAGRAHAIWHNFYNTPMNVAAVQAMAKWIHPDRFPKLDPRKTLETLFQRFQPVPLDGAYWVSLKAEESAK; this is encoded by the coding sequence ATGCTGACGGCGGCCCTGATTTTGATATCAGGCCTTGTGTCCCACCCGGCCCAGGCCGCGGAAACGATCACGGTGACCGATTTGGCCGGGCGCCAGGTCACGCTGGACGTACCCGTCAAGACCTTGATCCTGGGCGAAGGCCGGTTCGTCCCGACCCTGGCAATTCTCGACCCCAGCGATCCGTCCGACCGCATCGTCGGCATGATGGGTGATTTCGAGCGCTTCGATTCCGCCGGCTTCGCCCAGTACGTGAAGGCCTTTCCCCGGATCAAGGATATTCCCCAGATCGGCCACGGCAGTGCCGAATCCTTTTCCCTGGAAAAATCCATCAGCGTGAAACCCGACGTCGCCATCTTCGGACTGGGTTCCGGCCATGGTCCGGGGGCGCGGCACAAGGCGATCCTCGACCGTCTGGCTGCCGCCGGCGTTCCGGTGGTGGTGGTCGATTTCCGGATCGAGCCCCTGATCAATACGCCGAAAAGCATCGACCTCCTGGGGCGGATCATGGGCCGCGAGGTCGAGGCCAAGGCATTCAATGATTTCTATGCGGCCGAACTGAAGCGGGTCGAAGACGGCCTCAAGGGCGTTACCGACAAGCCCAAGGTGTTCATCGAAATTCACGTCGGCGGTCGGGAGGACTGCTGCGCCACCATGAACGAAGGCATGATGGGCCGCTTCATCGACTGGGCCGGCGGCATCAATATCGCCGAGGGCAAGGTGCCCGGCGCCTACGGGTTGCTAAACCCGGAATATCTTCTGGTCGCCCAGCCCGACATCTACATGGGCACGGCGATCGGCGCCGCCGGGGTCAAATATCCGAAGCCCGGGCGCATCGTCCTGGGGCCGAGCGCCGACGAAACCTCCGCGCGCGACACCCTTTTGCAGGCGACACAGCGCCGGACGATCAGCGGTCTTAAGGCCGTGCAGGCGGGTCGCGCCCATGCGATCTGGCACAATTTCTACAACACGCCGATGAACGTGGCGGCGGTCCAGGCGATGGCCAAATGGATCCATCCGGACCGGTTCCCGAAACTCGATCCCCGCAAGACCCTGGAGACCTTGTTCCAACGGTTCCAGCCCGTGCCGCTGGACGGCGCCTACTGGGTGTCCCTGAAGGCCGAAGAGAGCGCCAAATGA